CTCATTGGGGCTGTATCGTTTTGCCCATTCAAAGTTGCCTGACAAATCGAATTTGGCAAGGAAAGACCCACGGCCGGCAAGGGCATCACTTCCAAACTGCACATCGGTGGCCATACCGCCCAAATAGCCCGCGCCATTATGAAATTCTAATACATGGACATCAGAGTTTCCGGTGGCCGGTGCTGATGTTAGCCATTCGAATTGCCCCGTAGATGTCAGCGTTGCCACAAAGGGGTCTTCGCCCTGGGCATCACTTATAAAATCGTTGCCTCCAATTGAAACGGTATCGCGCATGCTGCCACCTATGTAAACATTGTTATTTTGATCCGTACCTATAGCCCGGACCCTAGATAGGAATGATGACACTTTAAATGACCGAAGCCATTGGACCTGCCCGGCCGGAGATAATTTAACTACGTAAAATCCCCGTGGATTGGCAAAATGAAAACTGCCCCATTGTACAGTGCCGTTATAAACCCCGGAAAGATAAATTGAACCATCAGTTGCTATTGCATGAACAGCATCATCCACATTACCCCTTGGCTGAATTGACCATTGTGGTTTTCCCTGCCCGTTAAATTTTATAAAGCCAGAAGCAGTTGGACTATCAATTTCAAGGGAATCATTTTCAACCCATAATGAATTGCCCCCGAACCGGGCCGACAGAAATATATCTCCCTGGTGCGATGTGAGCTTACCAAAAATACCTGCGGGCAGGTTGTTGGTTAGGGGAGGGATTCCTCCATCCACCCATATTTTCTTGGCCCAAACCAGGTTTCCCTCACTATTAAAATGTGCAAGGAAATTTTCATTATTATTTAGAAACAGGGAATCCGTAAAAAAAATAAGCGTGTCAGCAGAAGTGCCGGGGGCGTTTCGCCCTCCATAAATATATAAACCACCCTGCCCATCGGGCGCCACATTCATTAACACGGCACCTTTAGGGCTTATTGGGCTTTTCGACCAAAGTTCCTGGGCCAGGATTGGAGCAGGAATAAGAAGAAGGGCAAGCAGGATGAGGATTGAAGAAGTTTTCATGGAAATTAATTTTGGTTGTGAATTCCAAATATATATATATATGACCTTTTTGTATTTTTTTTAAAATTCTTGCTCCTGCCGGGTTATTAAAGGGCTAAAGCCCTGATGCTTGAGTGGTGCTCTCTTTTCTCCGCCCTGAAGGACGGAGCTATTGATCGAAGGACGGAGTTATTAATGGAGAAACGGATTGCTCCCAATCTGGCGCGAGGTTTTCCTCGTGCCTTTTTCTGGGAAAGCGGCAATATCCTGAAAAGGACAATCGCAGCAGCTTCATCATCAAAACAACCACAAGCCACTAACTTTGCCGCATGATTCAGGAAAAAATCAACCACCTAAGGCTACAGGCCGAAGAATTCGATACCGCCACGCCCGATGCGCTGGAGCAATTCCGCATTCACTTTCTCGGAAAGAAGGGAGCACTGCAGGAACTGTTTGGCGCACTAAAAGCGGCATCACCAGAAGAGAAGCGCGAAATGGGGAAGCCCATTAACGAACTGAAGCTGTGGTTGCAGGAAAAATATGATTCAGAAAAAGCACGGCTGGACGAAATGGCATCCGGGCGTGAAGGCGAATCCATTGACCTGACGTTGGATGCTTATCCTGTGCCGTTGGGAGGTCGGCATCCGCTCAGTGTGGTTCGCAAGCGCATCATCCGCATCTTCGATCGCCTGGGCTATACCGTAGCGGAAGGTCCTGAGATCGTGGATGACTGGCACAATTTCACTGCCCTGAATACACCGCAGGATCATCCTGCGCGCGATATGCAGGATACGTTTTACGTCCAGACCAATCCTGATATGATTCTTCGCACGCATACATCACCGGTGCAGGTGGGCGTAATGGAAAACCAAAACCCGCCCATTCGCATTATTGCGCCCGGCCGCGTTTATCGCAACGAGACGGTCTCGGCCCGCGCACATTGCCAGTTCCACCAGGTAGAGGGGCTTTTTGTAGCGGAAGATGTATCGTTTGCCGACCTGAAGCAGACGCTCTACTTCTTTGTGCAGGAGCTATTTGGAATCGGCACCGAAATCCGTTTACGCCCATCTTATTTCCCTTTCACCGAGCCGTCAGCCGAAATGGATATTTCCTGCCTGATATGCCACGGGAAAGGCTGCGCAGTCTGCAAACACACAGGCTGGGTAGAAATTCTGGGCTGCGGAATGGTAGACCCTGCCGTGCTCACCAATTGCCGCATTGATCCTGAAAAGTATTCGGGCTTTGCGTTTGGGATGGGCATTGAGCGCATCGCCATGCTGCTGTTTGGCCTCAACGACATCCGCCTCTTTTTCGAGAACGATGTGCGATTCCTGAAGCAGTTCCAAAGTTTGAGTTAAACAAGTTTTAGTATTGTTAAAAATTAATAATTTTGAGATATGAGCATTATTGATGAAAATATAGATAAAATAAGGGCTTTATGCAACAAGCATAAGGTAACCCGATTATTTGTATTTGGGTCAATCCTGACTGGTAATTTAAAAAGTAATAGTGATATTGATCTATTGGTTGATTTCTCCAGAGTTGATCTATACGACTATGCGGATAATTATTTTGATTTTAAAAAATCGTTAGAGAACCTGTTCAAAAGAGAAGTTGATCTTCTTGAGGAAAAAGCCGTTAAAAATCCCTTTCTCAGACAAGCGATAGATGCTACAAAACAACAGATTTATGAATGCCAGATGATTTAATTTGGAGTATTGTAATAATCATTTAGAGAAATAAAACAAGAGGTAGAGCGATTATTAAATGAGTGAATGGGATAAA
This DNA window, taken from Bacteroidia bacterium, encodes the following:
- a CDS encoding T9SS type A sorting domain-containing protein — encoded protein: MKTSSILILLALLLIPAPILAQELWSKSPISPKGAVLMNVAPDGQGGLYIYGGRNAPGTSADTLIFFTDSLFLNNNENFLAHFNSEGNLVWAKKIWVDGGIPPLTNNLPAGIFGKLTSHQGDIFLSARFGGNSLWVENDSLEIDSPTASGFIKFNGQGKPQWSIQPRGNVDDAVHAIATDGSIYLSGVYNGTVQWGSFHFANPRGFYVVKLSPAGQVQWLRSFKVSSFLSRVRAIGTDQNNNVYIGGSMRDTVSIGGNDFISDAQGEDPFVATLTSTGQFEWLTSAPATGNSDVHVLEFHNGAGYLGGMATDVQFGSDALAGRGSFLAKFDLSGNFEWAKRYSPNEDLSLLIFNNDGIFAGVNDRGFGIHHLDFDGNEKWNYLNQSNGNAYMLGMTLDSADNITIAGKYSGPLNMGSDFHSAKPTDYFIAKIVNCNDFVLTLDPANDFAIKDTQSAQVGVAFPEKYEANFYMWYQDNNLSTQDSAAFHLMPPYGSMTSTALYAIVWSQEGCIDTSETIRVTIEKPIGVSATAPNSNFILYPNPVAGDIFIECKNGLKKYERVTVSLTDVTGKILQEQRFSTLENTMINIPVDGLPPGMYFIHVQTEDEIAGIYKVIKQ
- the pheS gene encoding phenylalanine--tRNA ligase subunit alpha, with the translated sequence MIQEKINHLRLQAEEFDTATPDALEQFRIHFLGKKGALQELFGALKAASPEEKREMGKPINELKLWLQEKYDSEKARLDEMASGREGESIDLTLDAYPVPLGGRHPLSVVRKRIIRIFDRLGYTVAEGPEIVDDWHNFTALNTPQDHPARDMQDTFYVQTNPDMILRTHTSPVQVGVMENQNPPIRIIAPGRVYRNETVSARAHCQFHQVEGLFVAEDVSFADLKQTLYFFVQELFGIGTEIRLRPSYFPFTEPSAEMDISCLICHGKGCAVCKHTGWVEILGCGMVDPAVLTNCRIDPEKYSGFAFGMGIERIAMLLFGLNDIRLFFENDVRFLKQFQSLS
- a CDS encoding nucleotidyltransferase domain-containing protein, which gives rise to MSIIDENIDKIRALCNKHKVTRLFVFGSILTGNLKSNSDIDLLVDFSRVDLYDYADNYFDFKKSLENLFKREVDLLEEKAVKNPFLRQAIDATKQQIYECQMI